Proteins from a genomic interval of Garra rufa chromosome 4, GarRuf1.0, whole genome shotgun sequence:
- the LOC141333891 gene encoding uncharacterized protein produces MAFIKQESEDIKIVEVFSMKQEDTEEQTDLMALKEENEELKVEEKYQHERPDFMAVEKSVRPETTSVQKTTSNKNNTCHLCGKSFTQKGYLNIHMRIHTGEKPYRCEECGKGFIMKINLKVHMYVHTKVKPFTCDQCGRGFKYEESLNNHMRIKHSEEDSFVCRQCGEKFGSKSKLYSHIRLHNIENPFICKLCGDTFLKAGYFNTHMKIHNAEKPFKEFQT; encoded by the exons atggcgtttattaaacaggagagtgaagacataaaGATTGTAGAAGTATTCAGCAtgaaacaagaagatactgaagaacaaacag acctgatggcactgaaagaagAGAATGAAGAACTGAAAGTAGAAGAGAAATATCAACACGAGAGACCTGATTTCATGGCAGTAGAGAAATCCGTACGGCCTGAAACAACTTCAGTTCAGAAGACTACATCTAACAAAAACAACACTTGCCAtctatgtggaaagagtttcacgcaaAAAGGATACCTTAATATACACAtgcgaattcacactggagagaagccttacaggTGTGAagagtgtggaaagggtttcattATGAAAATAAACCTTAAAGTACACATGTATGTTCACACTAAAGTGAAGccattcacatgtgatcagtgtggacgGGGTTTCAAATATGAAGAAAGCCTTAATAACCACATGAGGATTAAACATTCAGAAGAGGACTCTTTTGTATGCCGTCAGTGTGGAGAGAAGTTCGGTTCTAAATCAAAACTCTACAGTCATATTAGACTTCACAATATAGAGAaccctttcatctgcaaactatGTGGAGATACTTTCTTAAAAGCAGGATATTTTAATacacacatgaaaattcacaatgcAGAGAAGCCTTTCAAGGAGTTTCAGACATAA
- the LOC141333892 gene encoding uncharacterized protein: MAFIKQESEDIQIVEVFSVKQEDAEEQTDLMALKEENEELKVEEKSVRPETTSVQKTTSNKNITCHLCGKSFTQKGYLNIHMRIHTGEKPYRCEECGKGFIMKMNLKVHMYVHTKVKPFTCDQCGRGFKYEESLNNHMRIKHSEEDSFVCRQCGEKFGSKENLQSHMRLHNIENPFTCKLCGDTFLKAGYVNSHMKIHNAEKPFKEFQT; encoded by the exons atggcgtttattaaacaggagagtgaagacataCAGATTGTAGAAGTATTCAGCGTGAAACAAGAAGAtgctgaagaacaaacag acctgatggcactgaaagaagAGAATGAAGAACTGAAAGTAGAAGAGAAATCTGTACGGCCTGAAACAACTTCAGTTCAGAAGACTACATCTAACAAAAACATCACTTGCCAtctatgtggaaagagtttcacgcaaAAAGGATACCTTAATATACACATgcgaattcacaccggagagaagccttacaggTGTGAagagtgtggaaagggtttcattATGAAAATGAACCTTAAAGTACACATGTATGTTCACACTAAAGTGAAGccattcacatgtgatcagtgtggacgTGGTTTCAAATATGAAGAAAGCCTTAATAACCACATGAGGATTAAACATTCAGAAGAGGACTCTTTTGTATGCCGTCAATGTGGAGAGAAGTTCGGTTCTAAAGAAAACCTCCAAAGTCATATGAGACTTCACAATATAGAGAACCCTttcacctgcaaactgtgtggagaTACCTTCTTAAAAGCAGGATATGTTAATtcgcacatgaaaattcacaatgcAGAGAAGCCTTTCAAGGAGTTTCAGACATAA
- the LOC141333870 gene encoding uncharacterized protein: MIIKMAFIKEESEDIKIKEVFSVKQEDSVEQTVVAFIKEESEDMKTEEVFNVKQEDTVERTVVPFIKEESEDMKIEEAFMVGHEETEEQTDQMALKEETEVLNETKEKGQYENLRNTGARSFAEQGNSEVHTGESPFICKQCGKCFSHKVDLERHTQNHTAKKAFKCPQCGKNFTRKQNFKRHTRTHTGEKPYICQQCGVRFAEHGHLEIHMRFHTGECPFTCQQCGERFICKVSLDRHLRIHIGEKRFICPQCGKRFNQRGNLKTHMRIHTSRTSAFVCQQCGKSFTHIGSLNGHMRTHTGEKPYTCQQCGDSFVQSGNLKLHMRIHTGEKPYSV; the protein is encoded by the exons ATgattataaagatggcatttattaaagaggaaagTGAAGACATAAAGATCAAAGAAGTATTCAGCGTAAAACAAGAAGATTCTGTGGAACAAACAGTggtggcgtttattaaagaggagagtgaagacatgaagactgAAGAAGTGTTCAACGTAAAACAAGAAGATACTGTGGAACGAACAGTGGTgccgtttattaaagaggagagtgaagacatgaagattgaagaagcgtTCATGGTAGGACATGAAGAAAcggaggaacaaacag ACCaaatggcactgaaagaggagaccGAAGTACTCAATGAAACCAAAGAGAAAGGTCAATATGAGAATCTTCGAAACACAGGAGCTAGAAGTTTCGCTGAACAGGGAAACTCTGAAGTTCACACTGGGGAGAGCCCTTTTAtttgcaaacagtgtggaaagtgtttctcTCATAAAGTAGACCTTGAGAGGCACACACaaaatcacactgcaaaaaaggctttcaaatgccctcagtgtggaaaaaatTTCACAAGAAAACAAAACTTTAAGAGGCACACGAGaactcacaccggagagaagccttacatatgccaacagtgtggagtgcGTTTTGCTGAACATGGACATCTTGAAAtccacatgagatttcacactggggAGTGCCCTTTtacttgccaacagtgtggagaacGTTTCATTTGTAAAGTAAGTCTTGACCGTCACTTAAGGATTCACATTGGAGAAAAGCGTTtcatatgccctcagtgtggaaagcgTTTCAATCAACGAGGAAACCTGAAAACCCACATGAGAATACACACTAGTAGAACGAGTGCCTtcgtctgccaacagtgtggaaagagtttcactcatatAGGAAGTCTTAACGGGCACATGAGgactcacaccggagagaaaccttacacgtgccaacagtgtggagacaGTTTTGTTCAAAGCGGAAACCTTAAActccacatgagaatccacactggagaaaagccttacagtgTGTAA